The Sinomicrobium kalidii genome contains a region encoding:
- a CDS encoding SusC/RagA family TonB-linked outer membrane protein — translation MNTKLQKLLCKTINICVYILVSVLSCTASRAYTSGIQNTENVSVTIKLENATIKQLFSEIEDQTEFTFVYDEKVLNTSRTYTFIYPDKSVAEILDDLKSRENFIFKQMNSTITVTRVTVQDTTVSGVIKDADGIPLPGATVVVKGTTIGTTSDFDGNFKINVPEGATAIFVSFIGYKNKEVPLGNRSFLNIVLEEDVSSLEEVVVTALGIKRETKKLGYAQQTVTPEQLTDARPNNWSEALRGKVPGLKINGLGGPVSSQQIKLRGDNSLDPGNNGALVVIDGVPIQNEFPGSGASNGYMGGAANNDTPVDFGNAVSDLNPEDIESISVLKGAGATALYGYQAANGAIIITTRSGKKQKGLGVTISSNTRFDVITRWPDWQYEYGQGSGKGSYLKPETDGQGNPVPYHDRLYYTYGASEDGKSTGGSSSAFGPKFEGQYYYQYDPEVEGQSPERRLWRPYKNNRKDFWRTGVTNIHNISVQGGGEKGSMRTSLTHTKNEWIMPNTGFEQLSLSVNANYEVSDKIGLSSVVNYRNKISDNLPGQGYNNHSIAYFMIFQNPNVDLDWYRPIWKKGQEQVDMIRPYSSYIDNPYAMAYEITNSLDQNAITGNLKMDVEISPKLSLMLRGALNTYHKRMEQRRPYDINRYKKGYYRKTGVFKRETNIDFLLTYTDEFWEDLDLTFNVGGNMMDYQYNRQDGWTDGLEIPGEYNLVNGTQTFTSEYDGNNEVNSLYGMLSLGWQDKVFLDVTGRNDWNSVLPRGNWSYFFPSASLGIIMSEIVTLPESISFAKLRASVADVGGAGQYGNRYGTKKYYGRSDFAGSAVAPSTLYNIDLKPEKTTSVELGLDFRMFNNRLKLDAAVYQTNTKNQILDIPLPESSGYDKVTINAGEVRNRGIELMLDAAPVKSSNWEWNTTLTWAKNESRVLSLHEKIEGGTMELLSSSGAKLMAVEGGPSGALYGRGFKRAPDGQVIYDENGYPELTDDLIYIGNTEPKWVAGFINSVRFKNFRLSAVIDGKYGGKIYSHTHHKLTQQGKLKHTLRGREEGELVGEGVVDNGDGTYSPNTRAIPIAEYYDTHYKLVNTEANSFDASFVKLREVSLEYGVPAKLLEHTFLNKLSFSVYGRNLAVISDFPIYDPEVAGLAGGTNMHPGAEVGQMPVPTEFGMNIKLGF, via the coding sequence ATGAATACGAAACTACAAAAATTATTGTGCAAAACGATAAATATCTGTGTTTACATACTGGTGTCAGTGCTTTCCTGCACTGCCTCCCGCGCATATACTTCGGGAATACAGAATACTGAAAATGTAAGCGTCACCATCAAACTGGAGAATGCCACAATTAAGCAGTTGTTTTCCGAAATTGAAGACCAGACGGAATTTACGTTTGTCTATGATGAAAAAGTATTGAACACTTCCAGGACCTATACCTTTATTTACCCGGATAAAAGTGTAGCTGAAATACTGGATGACCTGAAATCCCGGGAAAATTTCATCTTTAAGCAAATGAACAGTACCATAACCGTAACGAGGGTGACTGTTCAGGACACGACCGTAAGCGGTGTTATAAAAGATGCCGACGGAATTCCCTTACCCGGGGCCACAGTTGTCGTAAAAGGGACTACCATAGGAACAACTTCCGACTTTGACGGGAATTTTAAAATTAATGTTCCGGAAGGAGCAACGGCCATTTTCGTGTCTTTTATAGGGTATAAGAACAAAGAAGTTCCGCTTGGCAATCGATCATTCCTGAATATTGTACTGGAAGAAGATGTCAGTTCCCTCGAAGAAGTGGTGGTTACCGCACTCGGTATTAAACGGGAAACCAAAAAGCTGGGATATGCCCAGCAAACCGTGACACCCGAACAACTTACCGATGCACGGCCAAATAACTGGTCGGAAGCATTACGCGGAAAAGTGCCCGGGCTAAAGATCAACGGTCTGGGCGGCCCGGTAAGTTCACAGCAGATCAAACTGAGGGGAGACAACTCACTTGATCCCGGAAATAACGGGGCATTGGTGGTCATTGACGGTGTACCGATACAAAATGAATTTCCCGGATCGGGTGCTTCGAACGGTTATATGGGAGGTGCGGCCAATAACGATACCCCGGTGGATTTCGGTAATGCCGTTTCCGACCTGAATCCCGAAGATATCGAAAGCATATCGGTGTTGAAAGGAGCGGGGGCCACAGCACTATACGGATACCAGGCCGCTAACGGAGCCATAATTATTACTACCAGGTCCGGGAAAAAACAAAAAGGACTGGGAGTGACCATAAGCTCCAATACCAGGTTCGACGTCATTACCCGCTGGCCGGACTGGCAATACGAATACGGCCAGGGAAGCGGCAAGGGGAGTTACCTGAAACCGGAAACGGACGGGCAGGGGAACCCGGTACCGTATCACGACAGGCTGTATTATACCTACGGAGCCTCTGAAGACGGAAAAAGCACCGGGGGGAGCAGTAGTGCTTTCGGTCCTAAATTCGAAGGACAATACTACTATCAATACGACCCCGAAGTGGAAGGGCAATCGCCTGAGCGCAGGCTTTGGCGACCGTATAAAAACAACCGGAAGGACTTCTGGCGGACAGGGGTAACCAATATTCACAATATATCCGTTCAGGGTGGTGGAGAAAAAGGAAGTATGCGTACCTCGCTGACCCATACCAAAAACGAATGGATCATGCCCAATACCGGTTTTGAGCAACTTTCGCTGTCTGTGAATGCCAATTACGAGGTATCTGATAAGATAGGGTTGAGTTCCGTAGTCAATTACCGCAACAAAATTAGTGACAATCTGCCGGGACAGGGGTACAACAATCATTCCATAGCATATTTCATGATTTTTCAGAATCCCAATGTAGATCTTGATTGGTACAGGCCCATATGGAAAAAGGGACAGGAACAGGTAGACATGATACGTCCGTATAGCAGCTATATTGACAATCCCTATGCCATGGCGTATGAAATTACCAACAGTCTGGACCAGAATGCCATAACAGGTAACCTGAAGATGGATGTGGAAATATCCCCGAAACTCAGCCTGATGCTCCGCGGGGCGCTCAATACCTATCACAAACGGATGGAACAGCGCCGCCCTTATGACATCAATCGATATAAAAAAGGATACTACAGGAAAACCGGGGTGTTTAAGAGAGAGACCAATATAGATTTTCTGCTCACTTATACCGATGAATTCTGGGAAGACCTGGACCTTACGTTCAATGTCGGGGGAAATATGATGGACTATCAGTATAACCGGCAGGACGGCTGGACCGACGGACTGGAGATCCCGGGAGAGTACAACCTGGTCAACGGCACGCAGACCTTTACCAGTGAATATGATGGAAATAATGAGGTAAACAGCCTTTACGGAATGCTGTCATTGGGATGGCAGGATAAGGTTTTCCTGGATGTTACCGGCAGGAACGACTGGAACAGCGTGCTTCCGAGAGGTAACTGGTCGTATTTTTTCCCTTCGGCGAGCCTTGGGATTATTATGAGCGAAATAGTAACCCTGCCCGAGAGCATAAGTTTTGCCAAACTCAGGGCATCCGTTGCAGACGTAGGGGGGGCAGGACAATACGGTAACCGTTACGGAACTAAAAAATACTACGGAAGAAGTGATTTTGCAGGTTCTGCGGTAGCGCCTTCCACGCTGTATAATATTGACCTCAAACCCGAAAAAACCACAAGTGTGGAGCTGGGACTGGATTTTCGCATGTTTAACAACCGCCTGAAATTGGATGCTGCGGTATACCAGACTAACACAAAAAATCAGATCCTCGACATTCCGCTGCCGGAATCATCGGGGTATGACAAGGTTACTATAAATGCTGGGGAAGTACGTAATCGCGGGATAGAACTGATGCTGGATGCCGCTCCGGTAAAATCGTCCAACTGGGAGTGGAATACCACACTCACCTGGGCCAAAAACGAAAGCAGGGTGTTGTCGCTTCATGAAAAAATAGAAGGCGGGACAATGGAATTGCTGAGTTCTTCAGGTGCCAAACTGATGGCTGTTGAAGGCGGACCGTCCGGGGCACTTTACGGCCGCGGGTTTAAGCGTGCGCCCGACGGACAGGTCATTTATGATGAAAACGGTTATCCGGAACTTACAGACGATCTTATCTATATTGGCAATACAGAACCCAAATGGGTCGCCGGATTTATCAATAGTGTACGCTTTAAGAATTTCAGGCTGAGTGCAGTGATCGACGGAAAATACGGTGGCAAGATCTATTCCCATACCCACCATAAACTCACCCAACAGGGAAAATTGAAACATACCCTCAGGGGAAGGGAAGAAGGCGAACTTGTTGGCGAAGGCGTGGTTGACAACGGCGACGGTACGTATTCGCCCAACACCAGGGCTATCCCGATTGCCGAGTATTACGATACACATTACAAGCTGGTCAATACGGAGGCCAATTCCTTTGACGCTTCTTTTGTAAAGCTCCGTGAAGTGAGCCTGGAATATGGTGTCCCTGCAAAATTACTGGAGCATACGTTTTTGAATAAACTGAGCTTCTCAGTTTACGGCAGAAACCTTGCGGTGATTTCCGATTTCCCGATTTACGACCCGGAAGTGGCCGGACTTGCCGGGGGAACCAATATGCACCCCGGGGCTGAGGTGGGGCAGATGCCCGTACCTACAGAATTTGGAATGAACATAAAATTAGGATTCTAA
- the ccsA gene encoding cytochrome c biogenesis protein, with protein sequence MLDLLKKTLFSTKLMAILFLLFATAMGMATFIENWYSIETARIYIYNATWFEAIMVFFVINFLGNIYRYNLLQWKKWPVLILHLSWILIIVGAFVTRYISYEGMMPIREGKTSSTFLSDKTYLTAFIDGEINGEPMRKSMKENILVSPEGIQSGLPWKSDFNGQPFAISHVGYISGAEQGLVPDENGEEYLKIVESGGGTRHDHYIKSGEVTSIHNVLFSLNKPTQGAININTKDSVYTINPPFEGTFMRMADQHKGEVIKDSLQPLQLRSLYHIANMQFVFPDPVVKGRYEVVEAEDKQNASQDAIILDISTAEKTKRVKVLGGKGVVSQPVTVNLGGLDFHLSFGSVEIELPFSIKLNDFIAEKYPGTETGYSSFMSKVTVNDDKPFDYDIYMNHILDHKGYRFFQAQFDPDEKGTVLSVNHDFYGTWITYIGYTLLYIGLLGIMFYGKTRFRTLGKMLKKVKTEKAKMAAAMLFLIGCFQGFAQQAPQENHNNLPTQEQIDSLIKATTVSEEHADKFGELVIQDEGGRMKPLHTFTSELLRKLSGKDKFKNMNSDQVFLSMMINPALWYTTELIKVGKWQNDSIRQVLGVEKTKKYIKPVDLFDATGMYKLKPYLNEASSTTNPNEFQKDFIKVHERLSLLEMALSGSILKIFPLLNDENNKWISAVEFRSGQYPAQDSLYANFMTNSLPHYVNTLRNAIATGDYSESNKLLEAFKQNQRNHGSEVMLSKKKIKTEIIYNKLDIFNRLYQYYMMVGGLLFLILIFRIFKDGKIWRASTYFLKGMIILFFIWHTAGLVLRWYISGHAPWSNAYESILYVSWATLGMGLLFARKSDLTLAASAFVASMLLWIGHQSWVDPAIANLVPVLDSYWVMIHVPIIVGSYGPFTVSMILGVVSLILIILTTKKNKRQMEINLKELTIINELALTVGLVMLTIGNFLGGQWANESWGRYWGWDPKETWALVSIMVYAFILHMRLVPGLKGRWIYNFMSVAAYGSVMMTYFGVNFYLVGLHSYAQSGSAAITPDYVKYIVFGLLILGSISYWRYRAIYKKPA encoded by the coding sequence ATGCTAGACTTACTTAAGAAAACCTTGTTCTCCACTAAATTAATGGCCATTTTGTTTCTTCTATTTGCTACTGCAATGGGTATGGCAACTTTTATTGAAAATTGGTACAGCATCGAAACCGCCCGTATTTACATTTACAATGCCACCTGGTTCGAGGCCATTATGGTTTTCTTTGTGATCAATTTTTTAGGGAACATTTACAGGTACAACCTTCTGCAATGGAAAAAATGGCCTGTTTTGATTTTACACCTTTCATGGATACTGATTATTGTAGGGGCTTTTGTAACGCGATATATAAGTTACGAAGGCATGATGCCCATCCGGGAGGGGAAAACGTCCAGTACCTTCCTGTCAGACAAGACCTATCTCACGGCTTTTATAGACGGGGAGATTAACGGAGAGCCTATGCGAAAATCCATGAAGGAGAACATCCTGGTTTCCCCGGAAGGCATCCAATCCGGGCTTCCATGGAAATCCGATTTTAACGGGCAGCCGTTCGCTATATCGCATGTGGGATACATTAGCGGAGCAGAGCAGGGGCTTGTTCCCGATGAAAACGGGGAGGAATATCTCAAGATCGTAGAGTCTGGCGGAGGTACGCGCCACGACCATTACATCAAAAGCGGGGAGGTGACCAGCATTCACAATGTGCTTTTTTCCCTGAATAAACCCACCCAGGGCGCCATCAATATCAATACAAAAGACAGTGTATATACCATAAATCCCCCTTTTGAAGGGACTTTTATGCGAATGGCAGACCAACACAAGGGTGAAGTTATAAAAGACAGTTTACAGCCCCTGCAACTCCGGTCGTTGTACCATATAGCCAATATGCAGTTTGTATTCCCCGACCCGGTGGTAAAAGGGAGATACGAGGTGGTAGAGGCCGAAGACAAACAAAATGCCTCGCAGGACGCTATTATCCTGGATATTTCTACGGCTGAGAAAACCAAACGGGTAAAAGTCCTGGGGGGAAAAGGAGTAGTCAGTCAACCTGTAACAGTAAATCTTGGCGGGCTGGATTTTCACCTGTCTTTCGGGTCTGTTGAAATAGAACTGCCCTTCAGTATTAAACTAAATGATTTTATAGCCGAAAAATATCCCGGAACAGAAACAGGTTATTCTTCCTTTATGAGTAAGGTTACAGTAAATGACGACAAGCCGTTTGATTACGATATTTATATGAACCATATCCTGGACCACAAGGGCTACCGTTTCTTCCAGGCCCAGTTCGACCCCGACGAAAAAGGGACGGTACTTTCCGTAAATCACGATTTTTACGGTACCTGGATCACCTATATCGGTTACACCCTGCTCTATATAGGTTTGCTGGGCATTATGTTCTACGGAAAAACAAGGTTTAGGACCCTGGGCAAGATGCTTAAAAAAGTAAAGACGGAAAAGGCAAAAATGGCAGCAGCTATGTTATTCCTGATTGGTTGCTTTCAAGGATTTGCCCAGCAAGCACCGCAGGAAAACCATAACAACTTACCCACTCAGGAACAAATAGATTCGCTTATCAAGGCCACAACCGTTAGTGAGGAACATGCGGATAAATTTGGGGAACTGGTCATCCAGGATGAAGGAGGGCGGATGAAACCTTTGCATACTTTTACTTCAGAGTTGTTGCGTAAACTCAGTGGCAAGGACAAATTCAAGAACATGAATTCCGATCAGGTATTCCTTTCCATGATGATAAACCCGGCCCTTTGGTACACTACAGAATTAATCAAAGTTGGTAAATGGCAAAATGATAGTATTCGTCAGGTATTGGGAGTGGAAAAAACGAAAAAATACATTAAGCCGGTTGATTTGTTCGATGCTACAGGTATGTATAAATTAAAGCCTTACTTGAACGAAGCTAGCTCTACGACCAATCCCAATGAATTCCAAAAAGACTTTATCAAGGTTCATGAACGTCTCTCCTTGTTGGAAATGGCATTGAGCGGAAGCATATTGAAAATATTTCCGTTGTTGAACGATGAGAACAACAAATGGATTTCTGCCGTGGAATTCCGTTCCGGTCAATATCCGGCGCAAGATTCCCTGTATGCCAATTTTATGACGAATAGCCTTCCACATTACGTCAATACTTTACGGAATGCTATTGCTACAGGAGATTATTCAGAATCCAATAAACTGCTGGAAGCCTTTAAACAGAACCAAAGAAATCATGGTTCAGAAGTAATGCTATCTAAGAAAAAGATAAAAACCGAAATCATTTACAATAAGCTGGATATCTTCAATCGTCTGTATCAATACTATATGATGGTAGGGGGGCTGTTGTTCTTAATTCTCATTTTCAGGATTTTTAAGGACGGGAAAATCTGGAGGGCCTCAACCTACTTCTTAAAGGGGATGATTATTTTATTTTTTATTTGGCATACCGCAGGCTTGGTATTACGTTGGTACATTTCGGGCCATGCCCCTTGGAGTAATGCTTATGAAAGTATTCTGTATGTTTCCTGGGCTACATTGGGTATGGGATTACTTTTTGCCAGAAAAAGTGACTTAACCCTGGCCGCAAGTGCTTTTGTTGCTTCAATGCTGCTTTGGATCGGGCACCAAAGTTGGGTAGATCCTGCTATTGCTAATCTGGTGCCCGTTTTGGATAGTTATTGGGTGATGATTCATGTACCGATAATTGTAGGCAGTTATGGCCCTTTCACAGTAAGCATGATCTTGGGTGTGGTTTCATTGATTCTTATTATTCTGACGACCAAAAAGAACAAAAGGCAAATGGAAATTAACCTGAAGGAGTTGACCATTATCAATGAACTGGCCCTAACAGTAGGTTTGGTGATGCTCACCATTGGTAACTTTTTGGGAGGGCAATGGGCCAATGAGAGTTGGGGACGTTATTGGGGATGGGACCCCAAAGAAACCTGGGCATTGGTTTCCATCATGGTCTATGCTTTTATACTACATATGCGATTGGTACCTGGCCTAAAGGGAAGATGGATTTACAATTTTATGAGTGTAGCGGCCTACGGTAGTGTTATGATGACCTATTTTGGTGTTAATTTCTACCTGGTTGGCCTTCATAGCTACGCGCAATCGGGTTCTGCAGCCATTACCCCGGATTATGTGAAATATATTGTCTTTGGATTATTAATTCTTGGCAGCATCAGTTATTGGAGATATCGGGCGATTTATAAAAAGCCAGCGTGA
- a CDS encoding SusD/RagB family nutrient-binding outer membrane lipoprotein: protein MRIYNILRLFGLLLLINACTGDFEETNTHPNNLQDITPGSTLNPVIYGLARRNALQMRTVTSPLMQVFSRTDDLINSPFLYDFDPNIGNSTWGDYYKWLNNIREMEMAAVREEMPNYEAIALTLKAYAFSVLTDCFGDVPADMALLAEEGTWYPEFMPQQEIYEMLLDDLERANSLYNDEEMIYVEDILYHNDVNKWKKFTNSLHMRLLLRISGRDTDAFSRLTAIVNNPAEYPVFESNDDGAVLQIDGVPPLLSPWDRPQDFNTFRSCSEFFIDNLRDFEDPRLEVFATVARGLDDENYGYIGQPVDFIEKPLPDSIATASGIQQSLAREPMIVPVLSYAEVEFIKAELAQRGYINDAEAHYKNGVTAAIEMWGLEMPVEQNDAGEVIDPEVYFKNEHTEYNGTLQRILLQKYYALFFTDYQAWFEQRRTGFPELPVSSSMLNGGEMPVRFYYPINEADRNNENYKAAVERMGGDEINVRVWWDVD from the coding sequence ATGAGAATTTACAACATATTAAGGCTGTTTGGTCTGTTGCTTTTGATCAACGCATGTACGGGCGATTTCGAAGAAACCAACACACACCCGAATAACCTCCAGGATATTACCCCGGGAAGTACCTTAAACCCGGTGATCTACGGGCTGGCAAGACGGAATGCATTGCAGATGCGTACTGTTACTTCCCCGCTGATGCAGGTATTCTCCAGGACGGACGACCTGATCAATTCGCCCTTCCTGTACGACTTTGACCCGAATATCGGAAACAGTACCTGGGGAGATTACTACAAATGGCTGAACAATATCCGTGAAATGGAAATGGCTGCTGTCCGGGAAGAAATGCCGAATTACGAAGCCATTGCGCTGACGCTGAAAGCCTATGCCTTTTCCGTGCTGACCGATTGTTTCGGTGATGTACCGGCAGATATGGCACTGCTGGCTGAAGAAGGCACCTGGTATCCGGAATTTATGCCCCAACAGGAAATATACGAAATGTTGTTAGACGATCTCGAAAGAGCAAATTCGCTCTATAACGATGAAGAGATGATTTATGTGGAAGACATCCTTTATCACAATGATGTGAATAAGTGGAAGAAATTCACCAATTCACTTCATATGAGGCTTTTACTCCGGATCTCCGGCCGGGACACAGATGCCTTCTCCCGTTTGACCGCTATTGTAAATAATCCGGCGGAATACCCGGTTTTCGAAAGCAATGATGACGGTGCCGTTTTACAGATAGATGGCGTGCCTCCCTTACTGTCTCCCTGGGATCGTCCGCAGGATTTTAATACATTTAGGTCGTGCAGTGAGTTTTTTATAGACAACCTTAGGGATTTTGAAGACCCGCGCCTCGAAGTATTTGCCACAGTGGCGAGGGGACTGGACGATGAGAATTACGGCTATATCGGCCAGCCGGTAGATTTTATCGAAAAACCGCTTCCCGATAGTATAGCCACGGCATCCGGAATTCAGCAAAGCCTGGCAAGGGAACCGATGATAGTACCGGTTTTAAGCTACGCCGAGGTTGAATTTATAAAGGCTGAACTTGCACAACGCGGCTATATTAACGATGCCGAAGCGCATTATAAAAACGGAGTGACCGCAGCCATAGAAATGTGGGGACTGGAAATGCCCGTAGAACAAAACGATGCCGGTGAGGTAATAGACCCGGAAGTGTACTTTAAAAATGAACATACGGAGTATAACGGTACATTGCAACGTATCCTTCTGCAGAAATATTACGCGTTGTTCTTTACAGATTATCAGGCTTGGTTTGAACAACGCCGTACGGGCTTCCCGGAATTACCGGTAAGCAGTTCCATGTTAAACGGAGGCGAAATGCCTGTCCGGTTTTATTATCCAATTAATGAAGCAGACAGGAACAACGAGAACTATAAAGCTGCTGTAGAACGCATGGGCGGTGATGAGATCAATGTCAGGGTTTGGTGGGACGTGGACTAA
- a CDS encoding DUF456 domain-containing protein, whose translation MDIALTILGLLCMLIGILGSILPILPGPPISWVGLLLLHLTKAATLSWWFLGITLLVAIVITVLDYVVPAMGTKKFGGSKAGMWGTTIGLVVGIIAPIPLGILIGPFLGALIGEMINKADSKTALRAAFGSFLGFLTGTFMKLVVTVVFFVMFLVKMWDYRMELFAFG comes from the coding sequence ATGGACATTGCTTTGACGATTCTCGGCCTTTTGTGCATGCTTATCGGTATTCTCGGCAGTATATTGCCTATACTCCCCGGACCTCCCATAAGCTGGGTAGGGCTTTTATTATTACACCTTACCAAAGCGGCTACCCTGAGCTGGTGGTTTCTCGGTATTACACTTCTGGTAGCCATTGTAATTACCGTACTGGACTATGTAGTACCCGCCATGGGGACAAAAAAGTTCGGCGGGAGCAAAGCGGGAATGTGGGGGACCACTATCGGTCTTGTTGTGGGGATTATTGCGCCTATCCCGCTTGGTATCCTTATCGGACCTTTCCTGGGGGCACTTATCGGGGAAATGATAAACAAGGCGGATAGCAAAACCGCCCTCCGGGCTGCTTTCGGTTCTTTCCTCGGTTTTTTAACAGGAACTTTCATGAAACTGGTAGTGACCGTAGTTTTCTTCGTTATGTTCCTCGTTAAAATGTGGGATTACAGGATGGAACTGTTCGCTTTCGGGTAG
- a CDS encoding calcineurin-like phosphoesterase C-terminal domain-containing protein: MQNRRDFLKKMGLATGGISALGFFPAGAYANFLDPGLYKPVKVKGRVTSRNKGVARVAVTDGISVVQTDADGRFEFTSNNSRDFVYISLPSGYVIDRLENGSANYFKVLDKGREAQDFHFPIKVLEQSDEDHHFLVLADTQIQNEYEADQLLTVATPDLVKTVKDINDPNTFGIGCGDLVFDNLPLFKDYNAMVKQMDIPFFQVIGNHDMDLGGRSDETTTGTFNGHFGPTYYSFNRGEVHYVVLDDVFFIGRNKKYIGYITEEQLAWLEKDLSFVEPGTTVVVSLHIPTYTGSVKRYPDQDHIGGIVNNRKHLYKLLEPFTAHIMSGHTHFNDNMKLGDKLYEHCHGTVCGAWWSGPICHDGTPAGYGIYKVNGSDISWQYKSTGLDKDHQFRVYEKGEHPDHPERWAANVWNWDPDWKVMWYENGIRKGKLERVTARDPLSIKLHEGPELPERRKWVEPQLTDHMFFFDPDTSASNIVVEVTDRFGNVFKETVK; the protein is encoded by the coding sequence ATGCAAAACAGAAGAGATTTTCTCAAAAAGATGGGACTGGCCACCGGGGGAATTTCCGCCCTGGGCTTTTTTCCCGCCGGAGCGTATGCCAATTTTTTAGACCCTGGCCTCTATAAACCCGTAAAGGTTAAAGGGAGGGTAACTTCCCGAAACAAGGGTGTCGCCAGGGTTGCTGTTACCGACGGAATCAGCGTAGTACAGACCGATGCCGATGGCCGTTTCGAGTTTACCAGCAATAACAGCAGGGATTTTGTTTATATCAGCCTGCCTTCCGGATATGTCATAGACCGGCTGGAAAACGGTTCGGCCAATTACTTTAAGGTACTGGATAAAGGCAGGGAAGCTCAGGATTTTCACTTCCCGATAAAAGTGCTCGAACAATCCGATGAAGATCACCACTTTCTCGTCCTGGCCGATACGCAGATACAAAACGAATACGAAGCCGATCAGTTGCTCACAGTGGCCACGCCGGACCTGGTAAAAACCGTAAAGGATATCAATGACCCCAATACCTTTGGTATAGGCTGCGGTGACCTCGTTTTTGACAACCTGCCGTTGTTTAAGGACTACAACGCCATGGTAAAGCAAATGGATATCCCTTTCTTCCAGGTAATCGGTAACCACGATATGGATCTGGGAGGGCGTAGTGACGAAACGACTACAGGAACGTTCAACGGCCATTTCGGCCCTACTTATTATTCCTTCAACCGGGGAGAAGTACACTATGTGGTACTGGACGATGTGTTTTTTATAGGAAGGAATAAAAAATACATCGGTTACATTACCGAAGAACAGCTCGCCTGGCTGGAAAAAGACCTGAGTTTCGTTGAGCCGGGTACTACGGTGGTGGTTTCCCTGCATATACCTACCTACACCGGTTCGGTAAAGCGCTATCCGGATCAGGATCACATCGGAGGTATTGTGAACAACAGGAAGCATCTCTACAAACTCCTCGAACCCTTTACGGCGCATATCATGTCGGGGCACACACACTTTAACGATAATATGAAACTCGGCGATAAGCTGTACGAACATTGTCACGGTACCGTATGCGGTGCCTGGTGGAGCGGTCCGATTTGCCATGACGGTACACCTGCCGGATATGGAATATACAAGGTGAACGGCTCCGATATCTCCTGGCAATACAAATCTACCGGACTGGACAAAGACCACCAGTTCCGGGTCTATGAAAAAGGAGAGCACCCCGATCATCCCGAACGGTGGGCAGCTAACGTGTGGAACTGGGACCCCGACTGGAAGGTGATGTGGTATGAGAACGGTATCCGAAAAGGCAAACTGGAAAGGGTAACGGCCAGGGATCCCCTGAGCATAAAACTGCACGAAGGCCCCGAACTCCCCGAAAGGAGAAAATGGGTGGAACCCCAGCTTACCGACCACATGTTCTTTTTTGACCCGGATACTTCGGCTTCAAATATCGTAGTGGAGGTAACCGACAGGTTCGGGAATGTATTTAAAGAAACCGTAAAATAG